A section of the Bacillota bacterium genome encodes:
- a CDS encoding zinc-binding dehydrogenase, translating into MVTARAMVLEAFRNPLVMREFGVGTIPDGHVLVRLSAAGVCGSDLHMYQGKDPRTPLPIILGHEGVGHVEAVGGRVTDVDGHELAPGDPIIWDRGIMCGACRMCVIERRPALCASRRAYGIHIGAAEPPHLNGCYATHLMLRPGTRILSLRSRDAQQIDPAILVAASCSGATAAHAAELADIRVGDSVVIYGPGPLGAFLVAFSRARGASRVIVVGGTGLRLEICQMLGATHTINRNETSPDERREMIMDATGGRGARTVFDAAGSHDVVREAIDIVSTGGSVSLPGFAVPSGTMPVDIFGLTRRTISLQGVWVSDARHLDEAFSLVMANQEAFAKMVTHRFPLDRANEALAAVRDREAVKAVLIP; encoded by the coding sequence ATGGTCACAGCGCGAGCGATGGTCCTTGAAGCCTTCAGGAACCCCCTCGTGATGCGGGAGTTCGGGGTGGGCACGATTCCCGACGGGCATGTGCTTGTGAGGCTCTCTGCCGCAGGTGTCTGCGGATCCGACCTCCACATGTATCAGGGGAAAGACCCCAGGACCCCCCTACCCATCATCCTGGGCCACGAAGGGGTTGGGCACGTTGAAGCGGTAGGAGGGCGCGTGACCGATGTAGACGGTCATGAGCTTGCCCCCGGTGACCCCATCATCTGGGATCGAGGGATCATGTGCGGGGCGTGCAGGATGTGCGTGATAGAGCGTCGCCCGGCCCTCTGCGCGAGCAGGCGTGCCTACGGCATCCATATCGGAGCAGCCGAGCCGCCCCACCTCAACGGGTGCTATGCCACACACCTGATGCTGAGACCAGGGACGAGAATCCTTTCACTGCGCTCTCGCGACGCTCAGCAAATCGACCCCGCGATTCTGGTGGCGGCATCCTGCTCAGGTGCCACAGCAGCGCACGCCGCAGAGCTTGCGGATATCCGCGTCGGCGATTCTGTGGTCATCTACGGACCCGGTCCACTGGGCGCGTTTCTGGTGGCTTTCTCAAGGGCACGCGGGGCGTCACGGGTGATCGTGGTCGGCGGAACCGGCCTCAGGCTTGAGATCTGCCAGATGCTTGGGGCCACCCACACCATCAACAGGAACGAGACCAGTCCGGATGAGCGGCGAGAGATGATAATGGACGCAACCGGAGGCCGGGGGGCTAGAACGGTGTTCGATGCCGCTGGGAGCCATGATGTGGTTCGCGAGGCCATCGACATCGTTTCCACTGGGGGTAGTGTGAGCCTGCCGGGGTTCGCGGTGCCTTCAGGCACAATGCCGGTTGACATTTTCGGGCTGACCAGGCGTACTATCTCCCTGCAGGGAGTCTGGGTGAGCGACGCACGTCACCTCGATGAGGCCTTCAGCTTGGTGATGGCGAACCAGGAGGCCTTCGCGAAGATGGTCACCCACCGGTTCCCGCTCGATCGGGCAAACGAGGCCTTAGCGGCGGTCCGAGACCGGGAGGCAGTAAAGGCGGTACTGATCCCCTAG
- a CDS encoding sugar kinase has product MAKKVVTFGEIMLRLSPPGYQRFVQAGSFDVVYGGGEANVAVSLAGFGLDSYFVTRVPRHEIGQSAVNHLRRFGVRTDYIVRGGSRLGIYFLEMGASQRPSKVIYDRANSSISEISQGEIDWGRVFEGADWFHFTGITPALGDRAAAATLEAARTAKEMGLTVSADLNYRKNLWTPEKAREVMTGLMKYVDVVVANEEDADKVFGIRAERTDVTRGEIDSAAYRDVAAKLVEMFGFDKVAITLRESISAFDNIWSGMLFDGSEHLFSKKYPVHIVDRVGGGDAFAAGLIHGILSGKSSRDALEFAVAASCIKHSIFGDFNLVTVDEVEALAKGDTSGRVQR; this is encoded by the coding sequence TTGGCGAAGAAGGTAGTCACGTTCGGGGAGATCATGTTGAGACTGTCTCCCCCAGGATACCAGCGTTTTGTGCAAGCCGGCTCATTCGATGTGGTCTACGGCGGAGGAGAGGCAAACGTGGCTGTCTCCCTCGCCGGGTTCGGTCTCGACTCCTATTTCGTCACTAGGGTTCCGCGGCACGAGATAGGACAGTCGGCTGTGAACCACCTCCGACGGTTCGGGGTTCGGACGGACTACATAGTCCGTGGTGGCTCCAGGCTCGGCATCTACTTCCTTGAGATGGGTGCGTCACAACGGCCCTCCAAAGTCATCTACGACAGGGCGAACTCCTCGATCTCGGAGATCAGCCAGGGTGAGATCGACTGGGGCCGGGTGTTCGAAGGTGCCGATTGGTTCCATTTCACCGGCATCACTCCAGCCCTGGGAGACAGGGCCGCCGCGGCAACCCTGGAGGCCGCCCGGACCGCGAAGGAGATGGGGCTCACAGTCAGCGCGGACCTAAACTACAGGAAGAACTTGTGGACGCCTGAGAAGGCCCGTGAGGTCATGACGGGTCTCATGAAGTATGTGGACGTAGTCGTGGCAAACGAGGAGGACGCAGACAAGGTTTTTGGAATCCGTGCTGAGAGGACGGACGTGACCCGAGGGGAGATCGACTCGGCCGCCTATCGTGACGTGGCCGCCAAACTGGTGGAGATGTTCGGCTTTGACAAGGTGGCAATTACTCTCCGGGAAAGCATATCGGCATTCGACAACATATGGTCAGGCATGCTCTTCGATGGCTCAGAGCATCTGTTCTCCAAGAAATACCCCGTCCACATCGTGGACCGCGTGGGCGGCGGGGATGCCTTCGCGGCAGGGTTGATTCATGGCATCCTGAGCGGGAAGTCATCACGCGACGCTTTGGAGTTCGCTGTGGCGGCGTCATGCATCAAACACTCCATCTTCGGAGATTTCAACTTGGTGACCGTGGACGAAGTAGAGGCACTCGCGAAGGGAGACACCTCAGGGCGGGTCCAGCGCTGA
- a CDS encoding ABC transporter permease: protein MNRGLAAPPAIVHRRWISGGITSNPAMPIYVILAVIFVVSSILSPTFRTAYNFRNLLVQAVALVIVACAQTFAILAGDVDLAVGGVISLATVIAARFMVDSGGSMLGWSLLILLLGAVIGAVNGVLVYRVRVEAMVITLATNGALMGLALAVLPYPGGSIPYRFMQAVTGEIRGVSIPVVGAALIAVGSWWVLNRSRLGVHIRAVGADPETAFRAGIGVERTKVAAHAIAGLLAAVSGLFLAARFASGDAASGVPFSLDSMTAVIAGGATFASGVGEVWGSVAGACLIVVLGNVFNHLGVSTYYQYLLKGVLLVIAVAGGALRRKWLEMK, encoded by the coding sequence ATGAACAGAGGACTGGCGGCGCCCCCTGCGATTGTGCATCGGAGATGGATCAGCGGAGGGATCACCTCGAATCCCGCCATGCCCATCTACGTTATCCTCGCAGTGATCTTCGTTGTATCCTCAATCCTGTCCCCAACTTTCCGGACAGCATACAACTTCAGAAACCTGCTCGTTCAGGCGGTGGCATTAGTCATCGTCGCCTGTGCACAGACGTTCGCGATTCTCGCGGGCGATGTGGACCTGGCGGTCGGCGGGGTCATAAGCTTAGCGACGGTAATCGCCGCGAGGTTCATGGTAGACTCGGGCGGCAGCATGCTGGGCTGGAGCCTCCTAATACTCCTACTGGGGGCAGTCATCGGGGCAGTCAACGGAGTTCTGGTTTACCGGGTTCGAGTGGAGGCCATGGTGATCACCTTGGCAACCAACGGCGCACTCATGGGGCTAGCGCTTGCGGTGCTGCCCTACCCGGGAGGGTCCATCCCTTACAGGTTCATGCAGGCGGTGACGGGAGAGATCCGGGGGGTATCCATCCCCGTCGTCGGGGCCGCCCTGATCGCAGTCGGGTCTTGGTGGGTCCTCAACCGCTCGCGCCTGGGCGTCCATATTCGGGCAGTTGGAGCCGATCCCGAGACCGCGTTCCGGGCCGGGATCGGGGTCGAGAGGACAAAGGTGGCGGCACACGCCATTGCCGGACTGCTCGCGGCCGTCTCTGGGCTGTTCCTGGCGGCAAGGTTCGCGTCCGGCGATGCGGCATCTGGCGTTCCTTTCAGCCTTGATTCGATGACTGCAGTCATAGCCGGAGGGGCGACGTTTGCGAGCGGGGTCGGGGAGGTTTGGGGATCGGTTGCCGGGGCATGTCTCATCGTGGTCCTGGGGAACGTCTTCAACCACCTGGGGGTGTCCACCTACTACCAGTACCTGCTCAAAGGAGTACTGCTGGTGATCGCGGTTGCGGGAGGGGCGTTGAGACGGAAATGGCTCGAGATGAAATGA
- a CDS encoding ABC transporter permease, which translates to MARDEMTAVAERRSSRIRLGIAGYLAMASVVLFLVSGIVSPRFLTPANALNLLKQAVPLGIIAIGQTMAILTGGVDLSVGSVAILSNVVAAALLKGADANNLRAIFWVLMVAGGCGLLNAVGITKLGIPAFVMTLGTGIIAEGAALVYTRGAPSGGASPYLRFIGNGKIGIVPVSFLLWILLSIGITIVLRKTVFGRKIYAVGANKRVAGLSGVNVDRVIIAVYILSSITAAISGLVVTGYIGTGTLDWGEDYRLRSMASVVMGGTPFSGGVGGYPGTFASVLVLTVLSGLLTILNVSEPVRRVIYGLIILGVLAMSSAGIRVRKRGLRP; encoded by the coding sequence ATGGCTCGAGATGAAATGACAGCGGTTGCTGAACGCAGGAGTTCCAGAATCAGGCTTGGGATCGCGGGCTACTTGGCTATGGCATCAGTGGTCCTCTTCCTCGTGTCAGGGATTGTGAGCCCCAGGTTCCTCACGCCGGCGAATGCGCTCAACCTGCTCAAACAGGCCGTCCCACTGGGCATCATCGCCATCGGCCAGACCATGGCCATACTGACCGGAGGCGTTGACCTCTCGGTGGGATCTGTCGCAATCCTGTCAAACGTGGTCGCCGCTGCACTTCTCAAGGGGGCGGATGCAAACAACCTCCGCGCCATATTCTGGGTACTAATGGTTGCGGGTGGGTGTGGGCTTCTCAACGCCGTGGGCATAACGAAACTCGGCATACCGGCCTTTGTGATGACTCTGGGAACAGGAATCATCGCTGAGGGCGCAGCACTTGTGTACACACGTGGGGCGCCTTCCGGCGGAGCATCTCCTTACCTGAGGTTCATCGGGAACGGGAAGATTGGGATTGTTCCGGTCTCGTTCCTCCTTTGGATCCTCCTGTCCATCGGAATCACCATCGTTCTCAGAAAGACGGTCTTCGGGCGCAAGATCTATGCAGTCGGCGCCAACAAGAGGGTCGCCGGACTCTCCGGTGTCAACGTCGATCGTGTGATCATCGCCGTCTACATCCTGAGCAGCATCACGGCAGCCATCTCTGGCTTGGTCGTCACCGGCTACATCGGCACCGGTACCCTGGACTGGGGGGAGGATTACCGCCTCAGGTCCATGGCGTCAGTGGTCATGGGAGGTACTCCGTTCAGTGGAGGCGTCGGAGGGTACCCTGGCACTTTCGCAAGTGTGCTCGTGCTCACGGTTCTCTCCGGGCTACTGACGATCCTGAACGTGAGCGAGCCGGTGCGCCGGGTCATCTACGGCCTCATCATCCTGGGCGTCCTCGCCATGAGTTCCGCGGGGATCAGGGTGAGAAAACGGGGGCTCAGGCCCTAG
- a CDS encoding ATP-binding cassette domain-containing protein codes for MVGNPYVLEMVQIEKSFPGVYALRGVDFRCRPGTVHGLVGENGAGKSTLIKILGGVIPPDSGKIILKGRQVVVGSPAQAAKLGISTIHQELNLIPALTVAQNILLGHEVVKRFGTIDRTASHGRAKKLLSLVGVDVDPGTPVGRLSLAQKQLVEIAKALSVEASVIVMDEPTAALNGHEVESLFTLIRRLVSEGQTVIFISHRLEEIFAICDEITVLRDGTVAGGGPVRTSTGICSSR; via the coding sequence GTGGTTGGGAACCCATACGTTCTTGAGATGGTCCAAATAGAAAAATCGTTCCCAGGTGTCTATGCTCTCCGAGGGGTGGATTTCCGGTGTAGACCAGGAACCGTGCATGGTCTCGTCGGCGAGAACGGCGCAGGGAAATCCACTCTCATCAAGATCCTGGGAGGAGTCATCCCTCCGGATTCAGGGAAGATCATCCTGAAAGGCCGGCAGGTTGTCGTGGGGAGCCCGGCGCAAGCCGCAAAACTTGGAATCTCCACCATTCATCAGGAACTCAATTTGATCCCCGCACTCACGGTTGCCCAGAACATCCTTCTCGGGCACGAGGTGGTCAAAAGGTTCGGGACGATCGACCGGACGGCGTCGCATGGGCGCGCGAAAAAGCTTCTTTCACTAGTGGGGGTGGATGTCGACCCGGGTACGCCCGTGGGAAGGCTGAGCCTGGCGCAGAAGCAGCTCGTGGAGATCGCCAAGGCACTGTCAGTGGAGGCAAGCGTCATAGTGATGGATGAACCCACGGCCGCGCTCAACGGGCATGAGGTCGAAAGCCTTTTCACACTCATACGCAGGCTCGTTTCCGAGGGACAGACGGTCATCTTCATCTCGCACAGACTTGAGGAGATCTTCGCCATCTGCGATGAGATAACGGTGCTCAGGGATGGCACGGTGGCAGGCGGAGGTCCTGTCAGGACCTCGACCGGGATTTGCTCGTCAAGATGA
- a CDS encoding ATP-binding cassette domain-containing protein, translating to MMTGKAVSLARLPGKVPVSREVLLEVSGLCAGSWFSNVSFKVHRNEIVGLVGLEGQGQREVLRALFGAMKLDHGTVRVNGREVRLRNPRDAMRSRIAFVPEERKLEGVCLRLNLANNICLPTVDARQSFGFVDSAREQQLVSRLIGELRINPPSPGHLANNLSGGNQQKVVVAKWLAAEPSVLLFSEPTRGIDVGAKEEIYQLMRLITDAGGGVLMVSSDMLEVMRICDRIIVMHDGRVVREFDAETADRETIMAAQWGITAETEAEACR from the coding sequence ATGATGACCGGTAAGGCCGTCTCCCTCGCGCGTCTTCCGGGCAAAGTGCCAGTCTCACGCGAAGTTCTTTTGGAAGTCTCGGGGCTGTGCGCGGGTTCCTGGTTCTCGAACGTATCCTTTAAGGTGCACCGTAATGAGATCGTCGGGCTCGTCGGATTGGAGGGGCAGGGTCAGCGCGAGGTCCTTCGGGCGCTGTTTGGGGCCATGAAGCTCGACCACGGGACTGTTCGTGTCAACGGCCGGGAGGTAAGACTGCGGAACCCGAGGGATGCCATGAGGTCCCGGATCGCTTTCGTCCCAGAAGAGAGGAAGCTCGAGGGTGTCTGCCTCAGGTTGAACCTTGCCAACAACATCTGCCTTCCGACTGTGGACGCCCGGCAGTCCTTCGGGTTTGTGGATTCCGCCCGGGAACAGCAACTGGTGTCGAGACTCATCGGCGAACTCCGGATAAACCCACCGTCCCCTGGTCATCTCGCCAACAACCTGTCAGGTGGCAACCAGCAGAAGGTAGTAGTCGCGAAATGGCTTGCAGCCGAACCGTCAGTGCTCCTTTTCTCCGAGCCCACCCGGGGCATAGATGTCGGGGCCAAGGAAGAGATCTACCAGCTGATGCGCCTGATCACTGACGCGGGAGGCGGCGTTCTCATGGTTTCCAGCGATATGCTGGAAGTGATGCGTATCTGCGACAGGATCATCGTAATGCACGACGGCAGGGTAGTGCGGGAGTTCGACGCTGAGACCGCAGATCGGGAGACAATCATGGCGGCGCAATGGGGTATCACTGCAGAGACCGAAGCAGAAGCGTGTAGGTGA
- the eda gene encoding bifunctional 4-hydroxy-2-oxoglutarate aldolase/2-dehydro-3-deoxy-phosphogluconate aldolase → MALTQKERNLEVLVETGVVAVIRAQSSGELLDVVRAIEAGGVRAIEITMTTPNAIDVIKDVSRELGSKVVVGVGTVLDAETARMAILAGAEFVVSPVFKQEIISMAKRYSKIVIPGGFTPTEILAAWEAGADVVKVFPATKLGPEFFKDMKGPFPQILLTPTGGVDLSTAGAFIKAGASFLGVGTALTDKKMIAEKRWDDLAAHARKFIDEVARARA, encoded by the coding sequence ATGGCGTTGACTCAGAAAGAACGCAACCTTGAGGTGCTCGTGGAGACCGGCGTGGTCGCGGTGATCCGTGCTCAGAGCTCAGGTGAGCTGCTTGACGTCGTCCGGGCCATAGAGGCAGGAGGCGTCCGGGCCATCGAGATAACCATGACTACTCCAAATGCGATTGACGTCATCAAGGACGTCTCACGGGAACTCGGCAGCAAGGTGGTGGTGGGAGTCGGCACAGTCCTCGACGCTGAGACTGCACGCATGGCAATCCTGGCCGGAGCGGAGTTCGTGGTCTCACCCGTTTTCAAGCAGGAGATCATCTCCATGGCGAAGCGCTATTCCAAGATCGTGATCCCGGGTGGTTTCACTCCCACCGAGATCCTGGCCGCCTGGGAGGCCGGAGCAGATGTTGTCAAAGTGTTCCCCGCAACGAAACTGGGGCCGGAGTTCTTCAAGGATATGAAAGGTCCGTTTCCTCAGATCCTGCTCACGCCCACTGGCGGAGTAGACCTTTCTACTGCGGGAGCGTTCATCAAGGCCGGTGCGAGTTTCCTCGGAGTCGGGACTGCGCTCACCGACAAGAAGATGATAGCCGAGAAGAGGTGGGACGATCTTGCAGCTCACGCTCGCAAGTTCATCGACGAGGTGGCGCGGGCACGGGCGTAA
- a CDS encoding DegV family protein, with protein MPGVRIVTDSTADLGTELARRYNVPVIPFYTIFESESYRDGIDITADRLFEMVREKGCLPTTSAPSPGVYMSAFQEVLQESDELIYIGISSKFSAGVQNARMAADMLPPGRVRIIDSENLSTGIGILVIFACDLAAKGATADEIVTAVSDARPKVRTSFIIDTLDYLRMGGRCSGVQALASSLLHLRPVISVVDGGMVVSAKVRGSRKRALDHLVSEFQANVPSFVPDRVFVTQTGCPEDALHLVDSIKKVAPDTREILSTKAGSVISSHCGPGTIGIIYMTK; from the coding sequence ATGCCAGGAGTGAGAATCGTTACTGACTCCACTGCTGACTTGGGCACAGAGCTTGCGCGGCGGTACAATGTGCCCGTAATACCGTTTTACACCATCTTTGAGTCCGAGAGCTATCGTGACGGGATAGATATCACTGCAGACCGTCTTTTCGAAATGGTAAGGGAAAAAGGCTGCCTGCCTACCACTTCCGCTCCTAGCCCGGGCGTCTATATGTCCGCGTTCCAGGAGGTTCTCCAGGAGTCGGACGAACTCATCTACATCGGCATCTCCAGCAAGTTCTCAGCTGGTGTCCAGAATGCGAGGATGGCAGCTGACATGCTCCCTCCGGGACGTGTCCGTATCATCGATTCGGAGAACTTGTCCACCGGCATCGGGATCTTGGTCATATTCGCGTGCGACCTTGCGGCTAAGGGCGCCACCGCGGACGAGATCGTCACGGCCGTTTCGGATGCTCGACCCAAGGTGCGCACTTCCTTCATCATAGACACCCTGGACTACCTCCGCATGGGCGGCAGGTGCTCGGGGGTGCAGGCCTTGGCCAGTTCACTTCTTCACCTAAGGCCCGTAATCTCGGTGGTTGACGGAGGTATGGTGGTTTCCGCAAAGGTCCGCGGATCGAGAAAGAGAGCCCTTGACCACCTGGTATCAGAGTTCCAGGCGAATGTGCCCAGCTTTGTCCCAGATCGCGTGTTCGTCACCCAGACTGGGTGCCCCGAGGATGCGCTGCACCTCGTTGACAGCATCAAGAAGGTCGCGCCGGACACTCGGGAGATCCTCTCAACCAAAGCCGGGAGCGTCATCTCCAGCCACTGCGGGCCGGGAACCATCGGGATCATATACATGACGAAGTAA
- a CDS encoding substrate-binding domain-containing protein: MFRVKPGRVVALVVVAVVVASAFGVAAGAPVDVAKFKKAPPYVIALCNMSVVNAWRVAMVEEFKAAAASSPLISKVEITDAGGQIQKQIADMEDLIAKKVDAILITAQSPSALSPAVEKAVRAGIPVIAFDNIVDTPVTTVKVIADQQELGASMARWLVQELGGKGKVFALGGVAGAPAAVQRWEGASREFKKAPGIQVIGPNWVNWAYDKAKQTAENLLAAHPDVAGIWTDGGGSAQGALEVVLASGRVIPVTGTASNGFVKMWAQAKPKGFKSYSATAIPGDVLVALDIALNILQGKPTENIVYSPLAIVDNSNVDKLARFDLSDEFWVHCTLPEEIITKLWGKK; this comes from the coding sequence ATGTTCAGAGTGAAGCCAGGCCGTGTGGTTGCTTTGGTGGTCGTGGCCGTCGTGGTGGCATCGGCCTTCGGCGTTGCAGCCGGAGCGCCCGTGGACGTCGCCAAGTTCAAGAAGGCGCCGCCCTACGTGATCGCACTCTGCAACATGTCGGTGGTGAATGCCTGGCGAGTCGCCATGGTTGAGGAGTTCAAGGCTGCGGCGGCTAGTTCTCCGTTGATCTCCAAGGTAGAGATCACCGATGCAGGTGGGCAGATCCAGAAGCAGATCGCGGACATGGAGGACCTCATCGCGAAGAAGGTTGATGCGATCCTGATCACGGCACAAAGCCCGTCGGCCTTGTCGCCCGCGGTTGAGAAGGCTGTGAGAGCGGGCATCCCCGTCATCGCCTTTGACAACATCGTCGACACTCCTGTTACCACAGTCAAAGTCATAGCGGACCAGCAGGAACTGGGTGCCTCCATGGCCAGGTGGCTCGTGCAAGAGCTCGGCGGGAAGGGCAAGGTCTTCGCCCTGGGCGGTGTGGCCGGTGCTCCGGCGGCGGTCCAGAGGTGGGAGGGCGCTTCGCGTGAGTTCAAGAAGGCACCTGGAATTCAGGTCATAGGGCCGAACTGGGTCAACTGGGCTTATGACAAGGCCAAGCAGACTGCAGAGAACCTCCTCGCTGCTCACCCGGACGTCGCTGGGATCTGGACTGACGGTGGCGGCTCCGCCCAGGGTGCCCTCGAGGTTGTTCTGGCGAGCGGACGAGTAATCCCCGTGACGGGGACAGCGTCCAACGGATTCGTGAAGATGTGGGCGCAGGCAAAGCCGAAGGGCTTCAAGTCTTACAGCGCCACGGCGATCCCCGGCGACGTTCTAGTCGCGCTCGACATCGCGCTCAACATCTTGCAGGGCAAGCCGACTGAGAACATCGTCTACTCCCCACTCGCCATAGTCGACAACAGCAATGTGGACAAACTGGCCAGGTTTGACCTGTCGGATGAGTTCTGGGTCCACTGCACTCTTCCTGAGGAGATCATCACCAAGCTCTGGGGGAAGAAGTAA
- a CDS encoding FAD-binding protein gives MGFPLRAGVLVIGSGGAALRAAIAAWESAPSLRVVLATRGVLGGSGVTAKACSDRMAFHVTLPTTPPGGPDNWIYHAQDIFNIGGQVSDEPLAEILARGSAEAFRYLDSLGVPFAKRPDGTPLQFVTDGSEYPRACYTGPYTAVDIEQALVRRVKELPIGVVEGLVAVSLITRDGRVCGATFMRENPVAYHGDVRLGADGTPVVILAGAVVLGTGGPGQVFETNLFPEECTGSGTGIAIRAGAELVNMEFIQIGLSSVSTKLACSGSIMRCIPRVVNEEDHEFLLASFPGEDPAEIYALLFNKGATWPVSAEHRTCLIDVAVHREIERGHRVYLDLSRNPEGFDMSALPSNVMERYRSEIKQEVPAEVRAASPINRLREINPPVVQWFLERGIDLVRGDRIEIAPSIQHFQGGVKIGPRAETTVPGLFAAGEVAGGQHGANRPGGNALMDCQVFGRIAGLEAAREALAVMRGCEEASAPGDTAAGGDLLPMGNGLLPLPNGNLPATEARARLRRTMAMSCGVVRTQSGLKQAARELAAIREAGVGVDGHGPLYAVETDLMLDVAAAIVSSASERDESRGPHLMFERPDSPLPMPRDDSRWRKYIVVSRNGLEVRKPVRSNCEDE, from the coding sequence ATGGGCTTTCCCCTCCGGGCCGGAGTGCTAGTCATAGGAAGCGGCGGGGCGGCGCTCCGCGCGGCCATTGCTGCCTGGGAGTCCGCGCCCAGCCTTAGGGTGGTGCTGGCCACCCGCGGTGTACTGGGCGGGAGTGGAGTGACCGCCAAAGCGTGTTCCGACCGGATGGCATTCCACGTCACGCTGCCCACAACACCCCCGGGTGGGCCTGATAACTGGATCTACCATGCTCAAGACATCTTCAATATCGGGGGGCAGGTGTCAGACGAGCCCCTCGCTGAGATCCTGGCCCGGGGCTCCGCCGAGGCGTTCCGATACTTGGACTCATTAGGTGTCCCTTTCGCAAAACGACCCGACGGAACCCCGTTACAGTTTGTGACAGACGGCTCCGAATACCCGCGCGCTTGTTACACCGGCCCGTACACGGCAGTCGACATTGAACAGGCGCTCGTACGGCGCGTCAAGGAACTGCCCATTGGGGTCGTGGAAGGGCTAGTCGCTGTGTCCCTCATTACCAGGGACGGCAGGGTGTGCGGCGCCACCTTCATGCGGGAGAACCCCGTGGCTTATCATGGCGATGTCAGACTAGGTGCTGACGGCACGCCTGTCGTCATACTCGCCGGGGCAGTCGTGCTCGGGACAGGCGGTCCCGGACAGGTCTTCGAGACCAACCTGTTCCCTGAGGAGTGCACCGGCTCCGGAACCGGGATCGCCATCCGCGCCGGAGCGGAATTGGTCAACATGGAATTCATACAGATCGGCCTCTCATCCGTTTCCACCAAGCTTGCATGTTCCGGTAGTATTATGAGGTGCATTCCCAGGGTTGTGAATGAAGAGGACCACGAGTTCCTGCTCGCAAGCTTCCCCGGGGAGGACCCGGCTGAGATCTATGCGCTTCTTTTCAACAAGGGCGCAACCTGGCCCGTCTCCGCCGAGCACCGCACGTGCCTCATAGACGTTGCGGTCCACCGCGAGATCGAGCGAGGGCACAGGGTTTATCTTGACCTGTCCCGAAATCCCGAAGGGTTCGACATGTCCGCACTGCCTTCGAATGTTATGGAGAGGTACAGGAGCGAGATCAAACAGGAAGTCCCCGCTGAAGTCAGGGCGGCCTCGCCAATAAACCGTCTGCGGGAGATAAACCCGCCGGTGGTCCAGTGGTTCCTCGAGCGCGGGATCGACCTGGTCCGCGGGGACAGGATTGAGATCGCCCCGAGCATCCAGCATTTCCAGGGCGGAGTCAAGATCGGGCCCAGGGCCGAGACAACTGTTCCGGGTTTGTTCGCCGCAGGTGAAGTGGCCGGCGGGCAACACGGGGCAAATCGCCCAGGCGGCAACGCCCTCATGGACTGCCAGGTCTTCGGGAGAATTGCGGGCCTGGAAGCCGCAAGAGAGGCACTTGCCGTCATGAGAGGTTGTGAGGAAGCGTCGGCTCCCGGGGACACGGCAGCAGGCGGAGACCTGCTCCCAATGGGTAACGGCCTTCTTCCGTTACCCAATGGCAATCTTCCTGCCACCGAGGCGCGAGCCAGGCTCCGGCGGACCATGGCGATGTCGTGCGGAGTAGTGCGGACCCAAAGTGGGTTGAAGCAGGCGGCCAGGGAACTCGCAGCCATCCGCGAAGCTGGTGTAGGTGTCGACGGGCATGGACCTCTCTACGCCGTTGAGACCGACCTCATGCTTGACGTGGCAGCCGCCATCGTCTCCTCGGCGTCTGAGCGTGACGAGAGTCGTGGGCCCCACCTCATGTTCGAGCGGCCCGATTCTCCTCTGCCCATGCCAAGGGACGACAGTAGGTGGCGGAAGTACATTGTGGTCAGCCGAAATGGCCTCGAAGTGCGAAAGCCTGTGAGGTCCAACTGCGAAGACGAATAG